In Vibrio chagasii, the sequence TGAAGGTCTGCCTCTGAAAAAACGCGACCATGCAGAATACTTAGAGTGGGCGGTTGATGCCTTTAAGATCTCCGCGGCGAGTGCTAAACCAGAGACTCAGATTCACACTCATATGTGTTATAGCGAGTTCAATGAAATTATCGACTCAGTTGCCGCATTAGACGCTGATGTGATTACTATTGAGACGTCTCGTTCGAATATGGAACTGCTTAAAGCGTTTGAAGAGTTTAACTACCCGAATGCGATTGGCCCAGGTGTTTATGATATTCATTCACCAAACATCCCATCACAAGAGTGGATTATTAGCCTGCTTAAGAAAGCGGCGGGAAAAATACCAGCTGAACGCTTATGGGCAAACCCAGATTGTGGTCTTAAAACTCGTAATTGGGCGGAGACGGAAGCGGCATTGACTAATCTTGTTTCAGCAACCAAAACACTACGCAAAGAGTGGGAATCTGTTGAGGCATAGTTCAGTCTAGGATTTTGATTGTTCAATAAAATAAAGGCCTCGTAAATGCGAGGCCTTCTAGTTTTATATTTGGTCGAATCTTGAATCTAGCTGTCGGTCTGACACGTATCTTTGCTGATAAGCTTCTCGACCATCAGTTGTCCGCGTGTATTGCGAATCTTGATGTTGTAAGCCAAGCCCATATCTAGGTTTGCTCTTACCTCTGAGTTGGTGCAGTAGCTATTCACACTCATATCGACAACTTGGTTTAAAGGCTTAGCACCTTTAGCATCTTGGTTGTAAATCATCATGATTTCGATCACGGTGTTTTTTGCCAGCACTCGCATAACAGACAGTGGGCCATACTCAATTGGCAGGCCTGCAGATAACACGCCAGCACGGTGCTGCGCCATCATCTCGAGTTGTCTTTGTTGGTCTTGCTCACTTGAAGCACAGCCTGCAAGCAGAACTGCCGCCAGTGAGCTAATAATCCATTTTTTCACGTTAAAATACTTTCTTGAATGGTTTTACGATGACATTTTGGTAGACGCCTGCATCAATGTACGGGTCTGCGTCTGCCCACGCCTGCGCGTCTTCTAAAGAGTTAAACTCAGCGATTACCGTTGAACCTGTGAAACCAGTTTCGCCTGGGTTATCTGAATCAATCGCTGGCATTGGGCCTGCTGTTAATAGTCGGCCTTCATCGTGAAGTGTTTGTAGGCGTTCTAGGTGTTGTGGGCGAACACTGAGGCGTTTTTCTAATGAATTTTCGACATCTTGAGAGAAAATCACGTACCACATATTGGTATATCCTTATTTTACTTCACTGAATTGGGGAGATTATAAAATAGCTATCTTGCTAATTTACGCGAACTAATTGGTATTGGAAGAGCTAATGATAAGAAATTGTGAATTGGTGCGAGAGACTTGTATGGTCTTTAGTAATTCCATTGATTAAAACTAAAGACCATTGCCGTAGTTAAAAGGTTATTTCTTAATGGTTCGAGGCTTGCCACTTTCATCTACGGCTACGTAGTTGAATGTTGCACCACATACCTTGTAGCGGTCGCCAATGCCGTGATCCAGTACCGGCTTCACCCAAACCTCCAAGTCGATATTCATCGAGCTACGACCAATTTTAGTGCAATCGCCATAAACACATACCACGTCACCAACGGATACAGGTTGCTTGAATTCAATGCTCGATACTGACACGGTAACTATCTTGCCGTTAGAGATCTCTTTTGCCAAGATGCCGCCCGCTAGGTCGAGCTGAGACATTATCCAACCACCGAAGATTTGACCTGCTGCATTGGTATCAGAAGGCATCGCTAATGTGCGAAGAAGTAGGGAACCAATTGGGTTCAAAGTTGATTGAATCGTCATTGTTGTACTCTTGGTGGTATTGATTATCTAAATAAAAACAGAAGTGTTGGTGAAGCGCATTTGCAAACGAGCGCAATGAACAACAGAGATCAGATAGCCAATGATTTAGTGCGATTTACATTAAATAATAGGCTTTATTTTGACCAGTTTCCGCAACACAAAAAAGCCAACGGCCAATGATCACGAGTATCATTGGCCGCTAGGTATAGCATATTGACAAGAATTGTAACAAAAACGGAATGAGGACTCACCCCTTGGGGTTACTTCTCGTCAGTATTTTTATCAGTTAGCTCTTGTTGCTCTTTTTGGAGCTGTTGCTCTTTTGGTAAATGCTTATAGATGTAGACACCCGTAAGCAGCGTGAATAGTAATGTCGCTATTAGCAGGCCAAACACCTTGAAGTTAACCCACACATCTAATGGTAGGTTAAAAGCAACATAGACGTTGATGATTGCGCATAGAGTGAAGAAGAGTGTCCATGCCCAGTTGATCTTGCCCCACACCGCATCCGGAAGTGTAATTTCTTTGCCCAACATGCCTTTAATCGCAGGTTTCCCCATTAGGTGGCTTGCGGTTAGGCCAATAGCAAATAAGGTATAAACGATAGTGACTTTCCATTTAATGAAGTTGTCGTCGTGTAAGAAGATGGTCATTCCACCAAATACCGCGACCATCAGAAACGTTATCACCTGCATTTTTTCTACTTTTTTGTAGATGAAGTACGTCAAAACGATTTGAAGTGCAGAAGCGACAATCAATGCCCCGGTAGCAGTATAGATGTCGTACATCTTGTAGAGCGCGAAGAAAATGATGAGAGGGATGAAATCAAGAATCTGTTTCATGTGGACTGAATATCCGGTTAGTTGAGTTACCGACAGTCTAACCAAAATTGCCTCGATGCTAAATAGCTCGAGACAATTGGGTACTAAACTGACGATGTTTGGCTGAAATTCAACGGGTTGGTGTTGTTTGATAACGAGGAATTAGCTTTTTGATGTCTTCGAGGTAGCCTTCACTTTTTAGGTTATCTAAGGTGTTTTCTAATTCTTGTTCACTCATCGCGAAACAGGTTGATTTTCCTGTCGTAAGGTCAAGATACTCATGATATTCGCGTTCAGTAAAGTGGCCAACTCTGTCCATTAATAGGGTTTTAATTCCGTGGTGAATCAAGCCGTAATACGTGTGTCTTTGTAAGGTCATAGCCTATCCTCCGTGACAAGCTGCAGTGATAAGAAGTGATGCAACCTGCTGTATATTGGTTGGGTTATCTATGACAAAGCAAATCAAATGCCATTTTGTCTAGTTTTCCGGAACATTTCCCGTGCCAAATTGAAATAATCACTTTTTCAATTAGTTAAATGACTCTGTTCTCTGTTCCCACTGATTCAATACGTAGCTGCTGGGTAATAGTTTTATTTTGAGAGGCAATTTTCGCCTTCATTTTGAGAATTAATGTGCTGTTGTTGAGTCAAACAGTTTCGTTTCCATACTGAAAAGCGTTTGTTTTATGGGGGTTAGGCTTGGTGATTAGACAATTGAAGTTGAATTCATGCGAAAGCCGGAGAGTTTCAATTTGAGAAACTTATGAAGCTAGAAAAGCTTTTATATCGGTATGCGAAAACTCTTGCTGCTCGGGTGTGCGGTTAGCTTATTAAACAGTATCCATATTTTGTTTAACGCTACTTGCTGAATGGCTGTGAACTTGACGTTATAAAGTACGCTGCTGCTATAACGTCAGGTTTATCATGTACCGTATCTTTTTCTTTCAGTTATTTTCTTTGATTACATTGGTGTTTTTCGCATCACAAAAAGCACAAGCTAATGAATCAATTCAACTAGGAATTCAAACCTCAGATTTTGCTCCTTATGCTCAATCGCAACAAGGAGAGGTTTCGGGTTTATTGCCGGACTTAGTTGATTTCTACGTGAAAGATGGACTTGATAGTGTTGAGTTTGTTGGTTACCAGTCACCGTCTGAGCTCAACAATATGCTAAAAACGGGTGACGTGGACGCCATTATTACTGCAGAGCAAAATGTTTCAAGTGGTGGTGTTATCTACTCGAAACCGATCTTGTCGAGCCGAATGATCAGTTTGAGCAGTGAACCTATTGAGAGTCATTTGCTCATGAAAGGGCGCAAGCTTGCTTACTTTGAAAACTCAAGCAATGCATCGTCTGTGAAGTCCTTACTTCCATTTTCTTCATTTGAATCATATTCATCATATCAGGATGCGATAGCTGCTGTTGCGCGTGAGAAAGTGCTCGCAATTGTGGATGATGGCGTACTGTTACACAGTAAGCTGATGAATAGCCCCTATGATGCATCGCTGTCTGTGAATTTACATGATGGCTTGCCTCTGAATAACTACGTTATTGCTCTACTTGATACTCCTGAAAATAGGAAGCTATTGAACATCATCAATACTTCAATTAACCAAGATAAGCCTAATCAAATCGTTAGTATTCATAAGAAATGGTTAAACGAAATACAAAGGCGTCTATTACTGGTTGTTAGTAAAAATAAGTTGTTATTGACGGAAAAGGAGCAGCAATACCTAACACTGAACCCCAATATCTATGTGTCGTACATTCGAGACTCCAAGCCTATTTCATTTGTGAACAGTGAAGGGCAGCCTGATGGTATCTCTATTGATATCTTGAATGAGATCTCTCGACTTACGGGGCTAAATTTCATTTTTGAAAATGACTTCGGTATCGAAGGAAACGACTTACATACGGTTTCTCTACCCCTTATCCACACTAAAGCGACTCCTTTTGCTGGTGTGGACGATCGTCACCTTTACTCGAAACCTTTTATGGTTGAGCCGTGGGCGCTAATTGGTAAAAGCGACAGTAACAAGGTCGATGTGTTTGGTGAGCTTTCCCAGAACGCGATTATCGGTACTACTGACGATAGCGTTGGCGCCCAATTGGCCAAGCGTTATTGCGAAGCTTGCCCAATAAAAAAGTATGACTCGGTTGAGCAAGTATTAGAGGCGGTTGATAAAGGGCAAGTTGATTCTGCAATGCTCTCTTTATATCTCGCATCTCCACTGCTTCAAGGACAGTATTCAGGCTACTTGCGAGTAATTAGCCTGTTGTCAAAAGATAATGATGTTCCTGTCGCTTACAGCGTGGAAGCTAATCAAGAGATATTAGGAAACATCATCAATAAAGCGCTTTTTGCGATTCCACATCATAAATTCCAGCAAATTAAAAAGAATTGGTTAGATGTTTCTTACGAATCTGGAGTTGACACTAAAGATGTGATTCTGGGTGCTGCCATTCTTATTTCTGTCGCATCCGTTCTTATCATGGCGATCATGGCATGGAGCTGGAAATTAAGCCGTGAGGTTGAGGACCGCAAGCGTGCTGAGTCTGCGTTGAAGCATCAAGTCGAGTTTGAGCGTTCACTACTCAACGCAATGCCGTTTCCAATTGTGGTACGTGATCTAGAAAACCAACTTGTGAGTTTCAACAGTGTGGCTAGGGCGCTTAAGGATTTTGACTTAATAGAAGAAGCAATCATTAACAATCCAGACGAAGACGCCATGATCCACAAAGGGAATGTTTTGCCTCGTTTGGAAAAAGAGGTGGTTTCGCCATTTGGCAGTAAGCACTATGCATATTGGAAGTGTCCGTACATTTCCAATGGAAGTATCGAAGGTTCAGTAACGATTCTCGATGATTTGACTGAGTTGTATGAAGCGAAAAAAATTGCTAAAAGTGCGGATGACCGCGTCCAAAAACTCGCGAACAATTTACACGGTGCGGTGATACAACATATCCAGCCTAAGCGAAGCTTACATGATATCGAGTTCGTGTTTATCAGTAATGGGATCGAAGAACTTCTTGGGCTGACGCCATCTCAACTACGCCGATCTCCAACGAGCTTCTTTACGCCGTTAAATGCGAAAGATCGCCGTACTCTTATTCGAAAAATACGTTGTGGCAACAAAGATGGAAAGTTGAGTCTGGATATTGGCGTCAATATCGATAACCAGAATCGCTGGCTTAACTTACAAAGCAAAATATCCGATCGTGGTCATTACTACGAATGGGACTCTGTACTGACGGATATTACCGAGCTAAAGCAGCAGCAAGAAGAGCTCACTCAGGCAAGGCAGAGTGCGATTGCTGCAACAGAAGCGAAATCGAGATTTCTGGCTAACATGAGTCATGAGATCCGAACGCCTCTTGGTGGCATTGTGAGTTTGTTAGAGCTTTCTGAGCAGTATGAAGTGGGTCATGAAGTACAAAAGATTCATACAACGCTAAGCCAGTCCGCTAATAACTTATTGCACATCGTTAACGACATCCTTGATTTCTCTAAAATTGAGGCAGGTAAGCTGACTTTGGATTACCAGCCTGCAAGTCTGGATACCTTGACTCTTAGAGTCACTCAACTGCAAGCAAGGCAGGCGCACGCCAAAG encodes:
- a CDS encoding septation protein A produces the protein MKQILDFIPLIIFFALYKMYDIYTATGALIVASALQIVLTYFIYKKVEKMQVITFLMVAVFGGMTIFLHDDNFIKWKVTIVYTLFAIGLTASHLMGKPAIKGMLGKEITLPDAVWGKINWAWTLFFTLCAIINVYVAFNLPLDVWVNFKVFGLLIATLLFTLLTGVYIYKHLPKEQQLQKEQQELTDKNTDEK
- the yciA gene encoding acyl-CoA thioester hydrolase YciA; this translates as MTIQSTLNPIGSLLLRTLAMPSDTNAAGQIFGGWIMSQLDLAGGILAKEISNGKIVTVSVSSIEFKQPVSVGDVVCVYGDCTKIGRSSMNIDLEVWVKPVLDHGIGDRYKVCGATFNYVAVDESGKPRTIKK
- a CDS encoding YciI family protein, producing the protein MWYVIFSQDVENSLEKRLSVRPQHLERLQTLHDEGRLLTAGPMPAIDSDNPGETGFTGSTVIAEFNSLEDAQAWADADPYIDAGVYQNVIVKPFKKVF
- a CDS encoding transporter substrate-binding domain-containing protein, coding for MYRIFFFQLFSLITLVFFASQKAQANESIQLGIQTSDFAPYAQSQQGEVSGLLPDLVDFYVKDGLDSVEFVGYQSPSELNNMLKTGDVDAIITAEQNVSSGGVIYSKPILSSRMISLSSEPIESHLLMKGRKLAYFENSSNASSVKSLLPFSSFESYSSYQDAIAAVAREKVLAIVDDGVLLHSKLMNSPYDASLSVNLHDGLPLNNYVIALLDTPENRKLLNIINTSINQDKPNQIVSIHKKWLNEIQRRLLLVVSKNKLLLTEKEQQYLTLNPNIYVSYIRDSKPISFVNSEGQPDGISIDILNEISRLTGLNFIFENDFGIEGNDLHTVSLPLIHTKATPFAGVDDRHLYSKPFMVEPWALIGKSDSNKVDVFGELSQNAIIGTTDDSVGAQLAKRYCEACPIKKYDSVEQVLEAVDKGQVDSAMLSLYLASPLLQGQYSGYLRVISLLSKDNDVPVAYSVEANQEILGNIINKALFAIPHHKFQQIKKNWLDVSYESGVDTKDVILGAAILISVASVLIMAIMAWSWKLSREVEDRKRAESALKHQVEFERSLLNAMPFPIVVRDLENQLVSFNSVARALKDFDLIEEAIINNPDEDAMIHKGNVLPRLEKEVVSPFGSKHYAYWKCPYISNGSIEGSVTILDDLTELYEAKKIAKSADDRVQKLANNLHGAVIQHIQPKRSLHDIEFVFISNGIEELLGLTPSQLRRSPTSFFTPLNAKDRRTLIRKIRCGNKDGKLSLDIGVNIDNQNRWLNLQSKISDRGHYYEWDSVLTDITELKQQQEELTQARQSAIAATEAKSRFLANMSHEIRTPLGGIVSLLELSEQYEVGHEVQKIHTTLSQSANNLLHIVNDILDFSKIEAGKLTLDYQPASLDTLTLRVTQLQARQAHAKGLQFKFWLDPELKDSVLMDDIRLGQVLNNLLSNAIKFTEHGTVGLTTKLVSQNDGQQQVCFEVFDSGIGISEEHIRNLFRPFVQADEGTTRKYGGSGLGLTISKQLIEQMGGTLNVTSKVNLGSTFTISVPLTSLDDNQHQDMTGKVALLTKTFMQHQELESYLASWGIKVITKSVQTTKELAHWVETIEPGFVFVPHELAQSIDSPDESVNFICLSEHGMLSPAPCKLGWNLSANPLLPSQLRYCLSNNPTFIEEVVKEENNLRLSTESRESAMENNRLILIAEDHPINQQIIIKQIEQLGFHADMVDNGREALAALDKQDYGLLITDCHMPEVDGYELTKQIRSKEQSQNIPRLPIIALTANAVKGENDKCFEIGMDDFLSKPTKLKVIGDTINKHLMKGTPAFSQLAINDASVEPSLAPIDIQNLMELFGDQDLIDQIIKDFIQSHCSDLPLLLAACESESLDEIKQVAHKMKGAAKMVGSTEMADQLQQLEDASANQRGGYLEYFHEVERLTQKLQSFYSTYAQ
- the gspS2 gene encoding type II secretion system pilot lipoprotein GspS-beta, which encodes MKKWIISSLAAVLLAGCASSEQDQQRQLEMMAQHRAGVLSAGLPIEYGPLSVMRVLAKNTVIEIMMIYNQDAKGAKPLNQVVDMSVNSYCTNSEVRANLDMGLAYNIKIRNTRGQLMVEKLISKDTCQTDS